One stretch of Methyloversatilis sp. RAC08 DNA includes these proteins:
- the prmC gene encoding peptide chain release factor N(5)-glutamine methyltransferase has protein sequence MTLDDWLRNARTRIDSRDAQVLAAHVLGCDRARLIARGRERLAEPSAVALDALLERRASGEPVAYLVGRREFFGLDLAVAPGVLIPRPDTELLVELALARIRTLDAPRVLDAGTGSGAIALAIKANCPQAQVTALDRSDIALQIARGNAQRLGLEIGFIASNWLEGVTGHEFDCIVSNPPYIRAGDEHLAQGDLRFEPEAALIGGADGLDDLRRLCGSAPESIAPGGWLLCEHGHDQAPAVRALMRCAGLTDVSSWRDLAGIERVTGGVVGR, from the coding sequence ATGACGCTCGATGACTGGTTGCGCAACGCCCGCACCCGCATCGACAGCCGGGATGCGCAGGTGCTCGCCGCGCACGTTCTCGGCTGCGACCGCGCCCGGCTGATCGCGCGCGGCCGCGAGAGGCTGGCGGAACCGTCGGCCGTCGCGCTCGATGCGCTGCTGGAGCGGCGCGCATCGGGTGAGCCGGTGGCCTATCTGGTCGGCCGGCGCGAGTTCTTCGGGCTCGACCTCGCGGTTGCACCCGGCGTACTGATTCCGCGGCCGGACACCGAATTGCTGGTTGAACTGGCGCTGGCGCGCATCCGCACCCTGGATGCGCCCCGCGTGCTCGACGCCGGCACCGGCTCCGGCGCGATCGCGCTGGCCATCAAGGCGAACTGCCCGCAGGCGCAGGTGACGGCGCTCGACCGGTCGGACATCGCGCTGCAGATTGCGCGTGGCAACGCGCAGCGACTGGGCCTTGAAATCGGCTTCATCGCCTCGAACTGGCTCGAAGGCGTGACCGGGCACGAATTCGACTGCATCGTGTCAAATCCGCCGTACATTCGGGCGGGCGATGAACATCTGGCGCAGGGCGATCTGCGCTTCGAACCTGAAGCGGCGCTCATCGGCGGCGCCGACGGGTTGGATGACCTGCGCCGCCTGTGCGGCAGCGCGCCGGAAAGTATCGCGCCCGGGGGCTGGTTGCTGTGCGAGCATGGTCATGATCAGGCGCCGGCCGTGCGCGCGCTGATGCGCTGCGCAGGGCTGACAGATGTAAGCTCCTGGCGTGACCTCGCCGGTATCGAACGTGTCACCGGCGGAGTGGTGGGCCGATGA
- a CDS encoding lytic transglycosylase domain-containing protein: MSAWLRRNFSFAIALCAAAPAFALEPEAAARSLLAEARLFEHGEGVSRDPARAAALYCQASKLGEAEAQFNLAWMYANGRGVERDDALAATFFDLAARQGHEHAQRMLRFTGEPTRELPDCMRDPPEPEPVAVAGIAPDLEAAFGTTPDRRKVIEIVRELAPTFDIDPHLVLAVIGTESNFNPKARSPKNAQGLMQLIPETAQRFNVRDAYDPVQNIRGGLAYLRWLLAYFEGDVELATAGYNAGEGAVDRYKGVPPYRETREYVKRIRSLFNKPDHPYDHRVTTPSPVLPKIVSRRG; this comes from the coding sequence GTGAGCGCCTGGCTGCGTCGCAATTTTTCATTTGCCATCGCACTGTGTGCGGCGGCACCTGCGTTCGCACTCGAACCTGAGGCCGCCGCGCGCTCGCTTCTTGCGGAGGCACGCCTGTTCGAACACGGCGAAGGCGTCAGCCGCGACCCGGCGCGCGCGGCAGCCCTGTACTGCCAGGCGTCCAAGCTTGGCGAAGCGGAAGCGCAGTTCAATCTGGCGTGGATGTACGCCAACGGTCGCGGGGTCGAGCGCGACGATGCGCTGGCCGCAACCTTCTTCGACCTTGCCGCGCGGCAGGGTCACGAGCACGCGCAGCGCATGCTGCGTTTCACCGGTGAGCCGACGCGCGAGCTGCCCGACTGCATGCGCGACCCGCCGGAACCCGAGCCGGTTGCAGTCGCCGGCATCGCCCCCGATCTCGAAGCCGCCTTCGGCACCACGCCGGACCGGCGCAAGGTGATCGAAATCGTGCGCGAACTGGCACCGACCTTCGACATAGACCCGCATCTGGTGCTGGCGGTCATCGGTACCGAATCGAATTTCAACCCGAAGGCGAGATCGCCGAAGAACGCCCAGGGCCTGATGCAGCTGATCCCGGAAACCGCGCAGCGCTTCAATGTGCGCGACGCCTACGATCCGGTGCAGAACATCCGTGGCGGTCTGGCCTATCTGCGCTGGCTGCTGGCCTACTTCGAAGGTGATGTCGAACTGGCGACCGCCGGCTACAACGCCGGAGAAGGTGCGGTCGACCGCTACAAGGGCGTGCCGCCGTACCGCGAAACCCGCGAATACGTGAAGCGCATCCGCAGCCTGTTCAACAAGCCGGACCATCCCTACGATCATCGGGTCACCACGCCTTCACCGGTGTTGCCGAAGATCGTGTCACGCCGTGGCTGA
- the prfA gene encoding peptide chain release factor 1 has protein sequence MKPRIAAKLEHLSQRLADLDAALSDPDVTSDIDRYRRFTCEHAELTPVIALYQAWCKARDDGEAARSLLTDPDMKELAQSEIDQSAGDMARLEADLQRALLPKDPDDGRNVFLEIRAGTGGDESALFAADLFRMYSRHAERCRWKVEIVSASESDLGGYREIIARVSGDGVYSRLKFESGGHRVQRVPVTETQGRIHTSACTVAVMAEVDQVAEIDINPADLRIDTFRASGAGGQHINKTDSAVRITHVPTGIVVECQDDRSQHRNKAQAMAVLAARIRDAQVRARDSQIASTRKSLVGSGDRSERIRTYNFPQGRITDHRINLTLYKIDAIMDGDLTELLDALAHEHQAEQLAQLAEEGA, from the coding sequence ATGAAACCGCGCATCGCCGCCAAGCTCGAACACCTGTCGCAACGTCTGGCCGACCTCGACGCCGCGCTGTCCGATCCCGACGTGACGTCGGACATCGACCGCTACCGTCGCTTCACCTGCGAGCATGCCGAACTGACGCCGGTGATCGCGCTGTACCAGGCCTGGTGCAAGGCGCGTGACGACGGCGAAGCGGCGCGCTCCCTGCTGACCGACCCCGACATGAAGGAACTGGCCCAGTCGGAGATCGATCAGTCGGCCGGTGACATGGCACGGCTCGAAGCCGATCTGCAGCGCGCCCTGCTGCCGAAGGATCCGGACGATGGCCGCAACGTGTTCCTGGAAATCCGCGCCGGCACCGGCGGCGACGAATCGGCGCTGTTCGCGGCCGACCTGTTCCGCATGTACTCGCGCCACGCCGAACGCTGTCGCTGGAAGGTGGAGATCGTGTCGGCAAGCGAATCCGATCTCGGCGGTTACCGAGAAATCATCGCGCGCGTGTCCGGCGATGGAGTCTATTCGCGGCTCAAGTTCGAATCCGGCGGCCACCGCGTGCAGCGCGTGCCGGTCACCGAAACGCAGGGGCGCATCCACACTTCGGCCTGCACGGTCGCCGTCATGGCAGAGGTGGATCAAGTGGCGGAAATCGACATCAATCCGGCCGACCTGCGCATCGACACCTTCCGCGCGTCGGGCGCTGGCGGTCAGCACATCAACAAGACCGATTCGGCGGTCCGCATCACCCATGTGCCGACCGGCATCGTCGTCGAATGTCAGGACGACCGCAGCCAGCACCGCAACAAGGCGCAGGCGATGGCGGTGCTCGCCGCGCGCATCCGCGACGCGCAGGTGCGCGCGCGCGACAGCCAGATCGCGTCGACGCGCAAGAGCCTGGTTGGCAGCGGCGACCGCTCGGAGCGCATCCGCACCTACAATTTCCCGCAGGGCCGCATCACTGACCACCGTATCAACCTGACGCTGTACAAGATCGACGCCATCATGGACGGCGACCTGACCGAACTGCTCGACGCCCTGGCGCACGAGCACCAGGCCGAACAGCTTGCGCAGCTGGCGGAAGAGGGCGCGTGA
- the grxD gene encoding Grx4 family monothiol glutaredoxin, with translation MSIQEQIKETVTSHPVVLFMKGTPQFPQCGFSATVIQILKHVGVQNLHTVNVLEDADIRQGIKEYANWPTIPQLYVRGEFLGGCDIVKEMFQSGELQKELEGT, from the coding sequence ATGAGCATCCAGGAACAGATCAAGGAAACCGTCACCAGCCACCCGGTGGTGCTGTTCATGAAGGGTACGCCGCAGTTTCCGCAGTGCGGCTTTTCGGCCACGGTGATCCAGATACTGAAGCACGTTGGCGTACAGAACCTGCACACGGTCAACGTGCTGGAAGATGCAGACATCCGTCAGGGCATCAAGGAATACGCCAACTGGCCGACCATTCCGCAGCTCTATGTGCGCGGCGAATTCCTCGGCGGCTGCGACATCGTCAAGGAAATGTTCCAGTCCGGCGAACTGCAGAAAGAGCTGGAAGGGACCTGA
- the hemA gene encoding glutamyl-tRNA reductase: MSLFALGLNHHTAPLAVRERMTFLPEALPDALGELTRGRPVQEAAILSTCNRTELYCATNDPDSALDWMAEYHRIAPSDIAPYVYRLEQPQAVRHAFRVASGLDSMVLGEPQILGQMKQAVRVAEDAGTLGALLHKLFQRSFAVAKEVRSTTAIGANIVSMAAAAVHLSERIFGSLSSQRVLCIGAGEMMELCAAHFAGCTPRSMVIANRTLERAQTLAQRFTRADLKVAAVKLDEIGERLSEFDIVLSCTASPLPIIGLGLVERALKARKYRPIVMVDLAVPRDIEGEVGKLNDVFLYTVDDLAQIVDSGLESRQAAVVEAQGIIDARVANFLQWVQAREAVPAIRALRGHAEDMRMLELERALRALTRGEAPDRVLDTLSRNLTNKLMHGPTRLLNEAPSEARGQIEDLVQRLYPLHDREG; encoded by the coding sequence ATGTCCCTGTTCGCGCTTGGTCTCAATCACCACACCGCTCCACTTGCGGTGCGCGAGCGCATGACCTTCCTGCCGGAAGCGCTGCCGGACGCACTGGGCGAACTGACCCGTGGGCGGCCGGTGCAGGAAGCGGCCATCCTGTCGACCTGCAATCGCACCGAGCTGTACTGCGCGACCAACGATCCGGACAGCGCGCTCGACTGGATGGCGGAGTACCACCGCATCGCGCCGTCCGACATCGCACCCTATGTATACAGGCTGGAGCAGCCCCAGGCGGTGCGCCATGCGTTCCGCGTGGCGAGCGGTCTCGACTCCATGGTGCTCGGCGAGCCGCAGATACTCGGCCAGATGAAACAGGCGGTGCGCGTCGCCGAAGACGCGGGCACGCTGGGGGCGCTGCTGCACAAGCTGTTCCAGCGCAGCTTTGCGGTGGCCAAGGAAGTGCGCTCGACGACCGCGATCGGCGCCAACATCGTGTCGATGGCCGCGGCCGCCGTGCATCTGTCGGAACGCATTTTCGGCAGCCTGTCGTCGCAGCGCGTGCTGTGCATCGGCGCCGGCGAAATGATGGAACTGTGCGCCGCCCACTTCGCGGGCTGTACGCCGCGCAGCATGGTGATCGCCAATCGCACCCTCGAACGCGCGCAGACACTGGCGCAGCGCTTCACCCGGGCCGACCTGAAGGTGGCGGCGGTGAAGCTCGACGAGATCGGTGAGCGGCTGTCCGAATTCGACATCGTGCTGTCCTGTACGGCCAGTCCGCTGCCCATCATCGGTCTCGGGCTGGTGGAACGCGCGCTGAAGGCGCGCAAGTACCGCCCCATCGTCATGGTCGACCTGGCCGTGCCGCGCGACATCGAAGGCGAGGTTGGCAAGCTCAACGACGTTTTCCTCTACACCGTCGATGATCTCGCGCAGATCGTCGATTCCGGTCTGGAATCGCGGCAGGCGGCAGTGGTCGAGGCGCAGGGCATCATCGATGCGCGGGTCGCCAACTTCCTGCAGTGGGTGCAGGCACGCGAAGCGGTGCCGGCCATCCGTGCGCTGCGTGGTCACGCCGAAGACATGCGCATGCTGGAACTGGAGCGCGCACTGCGTGCCCTGACCCGCGGCGAAGCGCCTGACCGCGTGCTCGACACGCTGTCGCGCAACCTCACCAACAAGCTGATGCACGGCCCGACCCGCTTGCTCAACGAAGCCCCCTCGGAAGCACGCGGCCAGATCGAGGATCTGGTGCAACGCCTGTACCCGCTGCACGACCGCGAAGGCTAG
- a CDS encoding nucleotide sugar dehydrogenase: MTKVAVIGLGYVGLPLAVEFGKKMPTIGVDMSAAKIAAYREFYDPTGEVSTEDLRAATQLTVSTDGAALKDADFIIVAVPTPVDDAHQPDFSPLVGASETCGRHMKRGATVVFESTVYPGATEEMCIPVIEKFSGFKWPHDFNVGYSPERINPGDKERTVTKIVKVVSGDSPETLRKVSDLYKSVITAGVYEASSIKVAEAAKVIENTQRDLNIAFVNELAIIFGKMGIDTEEVLRAAGTKWNFLPFRPGLVGGHCIGVDPYYLTHKADMLGYHPQVILAGRRINDGMGKYVAEQTVKQLIRSGASVKGARAIVLGLTFKENCPDLRNSRVIDVIRELETYGIEVLVHDPVAETKEAEHEYGVSLKSWDELPKVEAIVAAVSHKEFAARPLGDFVSKLKPGGIVADIKCQFDAEALRAQGVAVWRL, from the coding sequence ATGACCAAAGTTGCCGTGATTGGCCTGGGCTATGTGGGGCTGCCGCTGGCGGTCGAGTTCGGGAAGAAGATGCCGACCATCGGCGTGGACATGTCGGCCGCCAAGATTGCGGCCTATCGGGAGTTCTATGATCCGACCGGCGAGGTCAGCACGGAGGATCTGCGCGCTGCGACGCAGCTGACGGTCAGTACGGACGGGGCTGCACTCAAGGATGCGGACTTCATCATCGTTGCCGTGCCGACGCCGGTCGACGATGCGCACCAGCCTGACTTCTCGCCGCTGGTGGGCGCCTCGGAAACCTGCGGTCGCCACATGAAGCGTGGCGCCACAGTGGTGTTCGAGTCGACCGTGTATCCGGGTGCGACAGAGGAAATGTGCATTCCGGTCATCGAGAAGTTTTCCGGCTTCAAGTGGCCGCACGATTTCAACGTCGGCTATTCGCCCGAACGCATCAACCCGGGCGACAAGGAACGTACGGTCACCAAGATCGTCAAGGTGGTGTCGGGTGACAGCCCTGAAACGCTGCGCAAGGTGTCGGATCTCTACAAGAGCGTCATCACCGCCGGTGTCTATGAAGCGTCGAGCATCAAGGTGGCTGAAGCGGCCAAGGTGATCGAGAACACGCAGCGCGACCTCAACATCGCCTTCGTGAACGAGCTGGCCATCATTTTCGGCAAGATGGGCATCGATACCGAAGAGGTGCTGCGTGCTGCCGGCACCAAGTGGAATTTCCTGCCGTTCCGGCCAGGTCTGGTCGGCGGTCACTGCATCGGCGTCGATCCGTATTACCTCACGCACAAGGCCGACATGCTGGGCTACCACCCGCAGGTCATCCTGGCCGGTCGCCGCATCAATGACGGCATGGGCAAGTATGTTGCCGAACAGACGGTCAAGCAGCTGATCCGCAGCGGTGCGTCGGTCAAGGGCGCCAGGGCGATCGTGCTCGGTCTGACCTTCAAGGAAAATTGTCCCGATCTGCGCAATTCGCGCGTGATCGACGTGATCCGCGAACTCGAAACCTATGGCATCGAAGTGCTGGTGCATGACCCGGTCGCCGAAACGAAGGAAGCCGAACACGAGTACGGCGTGTCGTTGAAGTCGTGGGACGAGCTGCCGAAGGTCGAAGCCATCGTGGCCGCCGTGTCGCACAAGGAATTTGCGGCCCGCCCGCTGGGTGATTTCGTGTCCAAGCTGAAGCCGGGCGGCATCGTTGCCGACATCAAGTGCCAGTTCGATGCCGAAGCGCTGCGTGCGCAGGGTGTCGCGGTATGGCGTCTGTGA
- a CDS encoding S1 family peptidase: MADARRRLACAALLSSPLLVHAALREAIVRIKPSIVVVGTLMRSRAPAFELKGTGFVVGNGTLIATNAHVASVKLDDEKFEILSVLAQVDGKPQIREARIVASSPEHDLALLQIQGAPLPALALGDSSRVAEGQSIAFTGFPIGSVLGFTPVTHRGIVSAITPIVIPVDNVSQLNAPNRNRLARGSFPVFQLDATAYPGNSGSPVFDPDTGEVIGIINMVLVKAGKESVLAQPSGITYAIPASHLAAMIAAQR, from the coding sequence GTGGCTGACGCCCGGCGCCGTCTCGCCTGCGCGGCGCTGCTGTCGTCGCCGCTGCTGGTGCATGCTGCACTGCGCGAGGCGATTGTCCGCATCAAGCCTTCCATCGTCGTCGTCGGCACGCTGATGCGTTCACGGGCACCGGCCTTCGAGTTGAAGGGCACGGGTTTCGTCGTCGGCAACGGCACGCTGATCGCGACCAATGCGCATGTGGCGAGCGTGAAGCTCGACGACGAAAAATTCGAAATCCTGTCGGTGCTGGCGCAGGTCGATGGCAAGCCGCAGATACGCGAGGCGCGCATCGTGGCGTCCAGCCCCGAGCATGACCTCGCGCTGCTGCAGATCCAGGGTGCACCGCTGCCAGCGCTTGCGCTGGGTGATTCGTCGCGAGTGGCCGAAGGCCAGTCGATCGCCTTCACCGGTTTCCCCATTGGCAGCGTGCTGGGCTTCACCCCGGTCACCCATCGCGGCATCGTGTCGGCCATCACCCCCATCGTGATTCCGGTCGACAACGTGAGCCAGCTGAATGCGCCCAACCGCAACCGGCTGGCGCGCGGCAGTTTTCCCGTGTTTCAGCTCGATGCCACCGCCTATCCGGGCAACAGCGGCAGCCCGGTGTTCGACCCGGACACCGGCGAGGTGATCGGCATCATCAACATGGTGCTGGTCAAGGCCGGCAAGGAAAGCGTGCTGGCGCAGCCGAGCGGAATCACCTACGCCATCCCGGCATCGCACCTTGCCGCCATGATTGCCGCGCAACGCTAG
- a CDS encoding RBBP9/YdeN family alpha/beta hydrolase produces MNGLADPVLVVPGLNGSGPTHWQSWIEALIGAQRVEQDDWTRPDIDLWSARVEQAILAQTRAVWLVAHSFGCLASVVAASRQAGRIAGALLVAPASPDKFGITARIPDTPLPFPAVLAASRNDPWMKFMSAAHWAERWDARLVDLGEAGHVNTESGHGPWPAGLELFRQLQASAPVMTGSLQA; encoded by the coding sequence ATGAACGGACTGGCAGACCCGGTGCTTGTCGTACCGGGGCTCAACGGCAGCGGGCCGACGCACTGGCAGAGCTGGATCGAAGCGCTGATCGGTGCGCAGCGCGTCGAGCAGGATGACTGGACCCGACCTGACATAGACCTCTGGTCAGCGCGGGTCGAACAGGCCATCCTCGCGCAGACGCGGGCGGTGTGGCTCGTTGCGCACAGTTTCGGTTGCCTGGCGTCGGTGGTCGCCGCCAGCCGGCAGGCGGGCCGGATTGCCGGCGCCCTGCTGGTTGCACCGGCAAGTCCTGACAAGTTCGGCATCACGGCGCGCATCCCGGACACGCCCCTGCCGTTCCCGGCCGTGTTGGCCGCGAGCCGGAACGACCCGTGGATGAAGTTCATGTCGGCCGCGCACTGGGCCGAACGATGGGACGCCCGCCTCGTTGATCTCGGCGAGGCGGGGCACGTCAATACCGAATCCGGCCACGGCCCGTGGCCGGCCGGACTCGAGCTGTTCCGCCAGCTTCAGGCGAGCGCGCCGGTCATGACCGGATCGCTGCAGGCCTGA
- a CDS encoding SDR family oxidoreductase encodes MTQLSALPAGVVATLTAQPRRWLVTGAAGFIGSHLVEVLLQADQKVVALDNFSTGHQRNLDEVVAGVTAAQRGRLEFVRGDIRDLATCAAVCTGIDVVLHQAALGSVPRSLADPLATHDSNVNGFLNMLVAARDAGVARFVYAASSSTYGDSPTLPKVEDVIGRPLSPYAVTKYVNELYADVFGRCYGLQCVGLRYFNVFGARQDPEGAYAAVIPKWARALLLGDTVHINGDGETSRDFCYIDNTVQANLLAALTTRADAVNTVYNVAAHRQTTLNQLFEAMRAELVLRFPDIAKARAQHQDFRAGDVRHSLADIGRAQTLLGYVPSHDVTRGLAEAMDWYIARFAPVATA; translated from the coding sequence ATGACGCAGTTGTCCGCACTCCCGGCAGGCGTCGTCGCAACGCTGACGGCGCAACCGCGACGCTGGCTGGTGACCGGTGCCGCCGGCTTCATCGGCTCGCATCTGGTCGAAGTGCTGCTGCAGGCGGATCAGAAGGTGGTGGCGCTCGACAACTTCTCGACCGGTCACCAGCGCAACCTCGACGAGGTGGTGGCTGGCGTAACGGCTGCGCAGCGTGGCCGGCTCGAGTTCGTGCGCGGCGACATCCGTGATCTGGCCACCTGTGCGGCGGTCTGTACCGGCATTGATGTCGTGCTGCATCAGGCCGCTCTGGGTTCGGTGCCGCGTTCGCTGGCCGATCCGCTGGCGACCCACGATTCGAACGTGAACGGCTTCCTGAACATGCTGGTGGCGGCGCGCGATGCCGGCGTGGCGCGCTTCGTCTATGCGGCGTCCAGTTCCACCTACGGCGATTCGCCGACGCTGCCCAAGGTGGAAGACGTCATCGGCCGTCCGCTGTCGCCGTATGCCGTCACCAAATACGTCAACGAGCTGTACGCAGACGTGTTCGGCCGCTGCTACGGCCTGCAGTGTGTCGGCCTGCGCTATTTCAACGTGTTCGGTGCGCGCCAGGATCCGGAAGGCGCCTACGCGGCGGTGATTCCGAAATGGGCGCGTGCGCTGCTGCTGGGTGACACCGTGCACATCAATGGCGACGGCGAAACCAGTCGCGACTTCTGTTACATCGACAACACGGTTCAGGCCAACCTGCTCGCGGCGTTGACGACGCGCGCCGACGCGGTCAACACCGTCTATAACGTGGCTGCACACCGCCAGACCACGCTGAACCAATTGTTCGAGGCCATGCGCGCCGAACTTGTCCTGCGTTTCCCCGACATCGCGAAGGCGCGGGCGCAGCATCAGGACTTCCGCGCCGGCGACGTGCGTCATTCGCTGGCGGACATCGGCCGCGCGCAGACGCTGCTGGGCTATGTGCCCAGTCACGACGTGACACGCGGTCTGGCCGAGGCGATGGACTGGTACATCGCGCGCTTTGCGCCCGTTGCGACGGCCTGA